In the Passer domesticus isolate bPasDom1 chromosome 4, bPasDom1.hap1, whole genome shotgun sequence genome, one interval contains:
- the LOC135299822 gene encoding zinc finger protein 436-like, translating into WPYECDQCRKRFQTSSSLLVHQRTHTEERPFRCPDCGQGFRHNSHLVRHWHIHTGERPHECEECGKSFRHSSTLIQHQRTHTGERPYECGECGKSFSQHSSLIVHQKIHSGERPYECSKCGKGFQIRSHLFQHYQIHTEERPFCCPDCGKGFRHNSTLVRHRRIHSGERPYECPQCGKSFSSSSHLTRHQRRHR; encoded by the coding sequence tggccctacgagtgtgatcagtgcaggaagaggtttcagaccagctccagtctcctcgtgcaccagcgcacgcacacagaggagaggcccttccgctgccccgactgcgggcagggcttcaggcacAACTCCCACCTTGTCAGACACTGgcacatccacactggggagaggccccacgagtgtgaggaatgtgggaagagcttcaggcacagctccacgctgatccagcaccagaggacccacactggggaacggccctacgagtgtggggagtgtgggaaaagcttcagccagCATTCCAGCctgattgtccaccaaaagatccactctggggagaggccctacgaatgttccaagtgtgggaaggggttccAGATCCGATCCCATCTCTTCCAGCACTATcagattcacacagaggagaggcccttctgctgccccgactgcgggaagggattcaggcacaACTCCACCCTCGtcaggcaccggcgcatccacagcggggagaggccctacgagtgtccccagtgtgggaagagcttctccagcagctctcacttgacccgacaccaacggaggcaccggtga
- the LOC135298429 gene encoding neurofilament heavy polypeptide-like, producing the protein MEFYRKMLVDLEGFGKGVASLVITARCLVPKLQVSPHVLQYDECLLKVPYEKKFLIRNPSHLPGCYGLIEQKRKEDAAVLYSSPRPCGIVQPHSTAEIPVLVEVQALGTHRTNVLIGVFGDERNPLRKQLWSSGQLAETSPSPRLMESGRIPALQPIDELHPPQFTPHPPKEMRTCLNCPASRWRHFKAGKQEAATALTEEQDLTQSSGVEASSILPVSGVLQPGESQQVSLPFSGHLNSISSATALCHVEGGPSSEVLVPGEASRASCSPSPQEISCGSGAPLRERRELKRPAPKLEEETKALEEEERQKEKEKQKKEKKGVSVGKEPPKAEKGKTKPPEKKESKAPEKKDTKISEWMETNAPEKIETKLPEKKNKHPEKKETKFPERKESKAPEKKDTKALLEKKETKFPEKKETKAPEKIENKLPEKKYKPPDKRESKFPAKKETKAPEKIENKLPEKKYKPPEKREIKIPERKESKAPERKELKILKKESKSPEKRSKPPEKKETKCPERKEIKIPEKESKAPKKKEPKAPKKGEAKVPEKRETKAPKKKEPKAPKKGEAKA; encoded by the exons ATGTCTCGTTCCCAAGCTGCAAGTGTCCCCCCACGTGCTGCAGTATGATgagtgcctcctgaaggtgccataTGAGAAGAAGTTCCTGATTAGGAATCCCAgccacctgcctggctgctacGGGCTCATTGAACAG AAACGCAAGGAGGACGCTGCTGTGCTCTACTCCAGCCCCAGGCCCTGTGGGATTGTccagcctcacagcactgcagagatcccagtgctggtggaagTGCAGGCGCTGGGCACGCATCGCACCAATGTTCTCATCGGCGTGTTCGGGGATGAGAGAAACCCACTG agaaaaCAGTTATGGAGCTCTGGACAgctggcagaaacctccccAAGCCCAAGGCTGATGGAGTCTGGCAGGATCCCAGCACTACAGCCCAT agatGAGCTTCACCCACCTCAATTCACTCCCCATCCAccaaaggagatgagaacatGTTTGAATTGCCCAGCGTCTCGATGGAGGCACTTCaaggctggaaagcaggaggcagccacagccctgactgAAGAGCAGGATTTGACCCAGTCTTCAGGAGTAGAG GCTTCCAGTATCCTGCCAGTGTcaggtgtgctgcagccaggagagagccagcaggtctccttgcccttctctggccaCCTCAACAGCATCTCCAGTGCCACGGCGCTGTGCCACGTGGAGGGAGGCCCCAGCTCCGAGGTGCTGGTGCCCGGGGAGGCCTCACGTGCCAGCTGCTCCCCGAGCCCCCAGGAGATcagctgtggctctggggcaccTCTCAGGGAGAG aagggagctgaagCGGCCGGCTCCAAAGCTTGAGGAGGAGACAAAAGccttggaggaggaagagaggcagaaggagaaagagaagcagaagaaagaaaagaagggtgtctctgtggggaaggaacctccaaaagcagagaaggggaaaaccaaacccccagagaagaaggaaagcaaggccccagagaagaaggacacCAAAATCTCAGAGTGGATGGAAACAAATGCCCCAGAAAAGATAGAAaccaaactcccagaaaagaaaaacaaacatccagaaaagaaggaaactaaattcccagagaggaaggaaagcaaggccccagagaagaaggacaccaaagcattattagagaagaaggaaactaaattcccagagaagaaggaaaccaaagctccagagaagattgaaaacaaactcccagaaaagaaatacaaacctccaGATAAGAGGGAATCCAAATTCCCagcaaagaaggaaaccaaagctccagagaagattgaaaacaaactcccagaaaagaaatacaaacctccagaaaagagggaaatcaaaatcccagagaggaaggaaagcaaagcaccagagaggaaggaattgAAAATCctaaagaaggaaagcaaatctccagagaagagaagcaaacctccagaaaagaaggaaaccaaatgcccagagaggaaggaaatcaaaatcccagagaaggaaagcaaggcaccaaaaaagaaggaacccaaagccccaaagaagggggaagccaaagtgccagagaagagagagaccaaagccccaaagaagaaggaacccaaagccccaaagaagggggaagccaAAGCCTGA